A part of Mycolicibacterium sp. TUM20985 genomic DNA contains:
- the nuoK gene encoding NADH-quinone oxidoreductase subunit NuoK, producing MNPGNYLYLSALLFTIGAAGVLLRRNAIVMFMCVELMLNAGNLAFVTFSRMHGHLDGQVVAFFTMVVAACEVVVGLAIIMTIFRARQSASVDGANLLRH from the coding sequence GTGAATCCGGGGAACTACCTGTATCTGTCCGCGCTGTTGTTCACCATCGGCGCCGCGGGAGTGCTGTTGCGGCGCAACGCGATCGTGATGTTCATGTGCGTCGAGCTGATGCTCAACGCCGGCAACCTGGCCTTCGTCACGTTCTCCCGAATGCACGGTCACCTCGACGGTCAGGTGGTGGCGTTCTTCACCATGGTGGTCGCCGCCTGCGAGGTCGTGGTCGGCCTGGCGATCATCATGACCATCTTCCGGGCCAGGCAGTCCGCCTCGGTCGACGGCGCGAACCTGTTGAGGCATTAG
- the nuoI gene encoding NADH-quinone oxidoreductase subunit NuoI translates to MPKRPHLIDAIAGFGVTFKTMFKKPITEEYPEKPGATAERYHGRHQLNRYDDGLEKCIGCELCAWACPADAIFVEGADNTEAERFSPGERYGRVYQINYLRCIGCGLCIEACPTRALTMTNDYEMADDNRADLIYGKDKLLAPLQPDMTAPPHAMVIGSTDEDYYRGNVRADGLG, encoded by the coding sequence ATGCCTAAGAGGCCGCACCTGATCGACGCCATCGCCGGGTTCGGGGTGACGTTCAAGACGATGTTCAAGAAGCCGATCACCGAGGAGTACCCGGAGAAGCCCGGCGCGACGGCCGAGCGGTATCACGGCCGCCACCAACTCAACCGGTACGACGACGGCCTGGAGAAGTGCATCGGCTGCGAACTCTGCGCGTGGGCGTGCCCGGCCGACGCGATCTTCGTCGAGGGCGCGGACAACACCGAGGCGGAACGCTTCTCGCCCGGTGAGCGTTACGGACGGGTCTATCAAATCAACTATCTGCGGTGCATCGGCTGCGGCCTGTGCATCGAGGCCTGCCCGACGCGGGCGCTGACCATGACCAACGACTACGAGATGGCCGACGACAACCGCGCCGACCTGATCTACGGCAAGGACAAGCTGCTGGCGCCACTGCAGCCCGACATGACTGCCCCACCGCACGCCATGGTGATCGGTAGTACCGACGAGGACTACTACCGGGGCAACGTCCGCGCGGACGGCCTCGGGTGA
- the nuoL gene encoding NADH-quinone oxidoreductase subunit L: MTLPIWLLIALPLLGAAVLLLGGKATNAWGHLVGCAAVLASFVVGVLLFVGLLGQPAEDRGLHEHLFSWVPVGELRVDFGLQLDQLSVCFVLLITGVGSLIHVYSVGYMAHDPERRRFFGYLNLFVAAMLLLVLADNFLGLYMGWEGVGLASYLLIGFWSYKPSAAAAAKKAFVVNRVGDIGLALALMVMFTEVGTVSYEGVFGAADQMTQGTLTAIGLLLLLAACGKSAQVPLQSWLGDAMEGPTPVSALIHAATMVTAGVYLIVRSGPVYDLAPDARLGVVIVGAVTLLFGAVIGCAKDDIKKALAASTMSQIGYMVLAAGLGPAGYAIAIMHLLTHGFFKAGLFLGAGSVMHGMDDETDMRRFGGLRTFMPITFVTFGLGYLAIIGVPPFAGFFSKDAIIETAFAAGGPKGLLLGGAALLGAGITAFYMTRVMLMTFFGEKRWADGVHPHESPGSMTWPMIVLAVGSVGAGGLLAIGGTLEHWLEPVVGAPEETAHAIPVWLMTTITLAVVAVGVAVAYRKYATRPIPEVAPDDVSALTVAARRDLYGDAFNEDVLMRPGQTLTRGLVEIDDDGIDDVSRVLGSLVGGSSERLRQFQTGFARSYALSMLGGAALIIAAMLAVRVW, translated from the coding sequence ATGACCCTTCCCATCTGGCTGCTGATCGCGCTGCCGCTCCTCGGTGCGGCGGTGCTGCTGTTGGGCGGCAAGGCCACCAATGCCTGGGGTCATCTGGTGGGTTGCGCCGCGGTGCTGGCCTCCTTCGTCGTCGGTGTCCTGCTGTTCGTCGGGCTGCTCGGCCAACCGGCGGAGGACCGCGGTCTCCACGAACACCTCTTCAGCTGGGTGCCCGTCGGTGAGCTGCGGGTCGACTTCGGCCTCCAACTCGACCAGCTGTCAGTGTGTTTCGTCCTGCTCATCACCGGCGTGGGATCGCTGATTCACGTCTACTCCGTCGGCTACATGGCCCACGACCCCGAACGCAGACGTTTCTTCGGCTACCTCAACCTCTTCGTGGCGGCCATGCTGCTGCTGGTGCTGGCCGACAACTTCCTGGGCCTCTACATGGGTTGGGAGGGCGTCGGTCTGGCGTCGTACCTGCTGATCGGCTTCTGGTCGTACAAGCCGTCGGCCGCAGCGGCGGCGAAGAAGGCGTTCGTGGTCAACCGGGTCGGTGACATCGGGTTGGCGCTCGCGCTGATGGTGATGTTCACAGAAGTCGGGACCGTCTCCTACGAGGGCGTGTTCGGGGCCGCCGATCAGATGACGCAGGGGACGTTGACGGCAATCGGGCTGCTCCTGCTGTTGGCTGCGTGCGGCAAGTCCGCGCAGGTGCCGCTGCAGTCCTGGCTGGGCGACGCGATGGAGGGCCCGACGCCGGTGTCGGCGCTAATCCACGCGGCGACCATGGTCACCGCGGGCGTCTACCTCATCGTCCGCTCGGGACCCGTCTACGACCTAGCGCCCGACGCCCGCCTCGGCGTCGTGATCGTGGGCGCGGTGACCCTGCTGTTCGGCGCCGTCATCGGCTGCGCGAAAGACGACATCAAGAAGGCCCTCGCCGCGTCGACGATGAGCCAGATCGGCTACATGGTGCTTGCCGCGGGCCTCGGTCCGGCCGGTTACGCCATCGCAATCATGCATCTGCTGACGCACGGCTTCTTCAAGGCGGGACTGTTCCTCGGCGCCGGTTCGGTGATGCACGGCATGGACGACGAGACCGACATGCGCCGGTTCGGCGGCCTGCGCACGTTCATGCCGATCACGTTCGTCACCTTTGGGCTCGGCTACCTGGCGATCATCGGCGTGCCGCCGTTCGCCGGGTTCTTCTCCAAGGACGCGATCATCGAAACCGCCTTCGCCGCAGGCGGACCCAAGGGTCTGCTGCTCGGTGGCGCGGCGCTGCTCGGTGCGGGCATCACGGCGTTCTACATGACGCGGGTGATGCTGATGACGTTCTTCGGGGAGAAGCGCTGGGCCGACGGCGTGCACCCCCATGAGTCGCCGGGCAGCATGACGTGGCCGATGATCGTGCTCGCCGTCGGATCCGTCGGCGCGGGCGGGCTGCTCGCGATCGGCGGCACCCTGGAGCACTGGCTCGAGCCCGTCGTCGGTGCACCCGAGGAAACCGCGCACGCCATACCGGTCTGGTTGATGACGACCATCACGCTGGCCGTCGTGGCCGTGGGCGTCGCCGTCGCCTACCGCAAGTACGCCACCCGCCCGATTCCCGAGGTGGCCCCGGACGACGTGTCCGCGCTGACCGTCGCCGCCCGCCGCGACCTCTACGGTGACGCCTTCAACGAAGACGTCCTGATGCGGCCGGGACAGACGCTCACCAGGGGTCTGGTCGAGATCGACGACGACGGCATCGACGACGTGTCGCGCGTCCTCGGCTCCCTAGTCGGCGGCTCCTCGGAACGGTTGCGACAGTTCCAGACCGGGTTCGCCCGCTCGTACGCGCTGTCCATGCTCGGCGGCGCTGCGTTGATCATCGCCGCGATGCTGGCGGTGAGGGTCTGGTGA
- a CDS encoding NADH-quinone oxidoreductase subunit J, which produces MGLLAAETISRTSTMEAVTFWVLGTLAVLGAVAVVAAPKAVYSAIFLAITMIILAVLYIAQDALFLGVVQIVVYTGAVMMLFLFVLMLIGVDSADSLVETIRGQRVAAIVAGAAFGILLIAGIGNVSVAGFTGLAQANAGGNVEGLAALIFVRYLWAFELTSALLITATLGAMVLTHRERIDRRKTQRELATERFAPGGHATPMPNPGVYARHNAVDVAARLPDGSDALTSVSGILPPRTVAAAKNGAPR; this is translated from the coding sequence ATGGGGCTCCTCGCGGCCGAGACCATCTCCCGCACGTCGACGATGGAGGCGGTGACGTTCTGGGTGCTCGGCACCCTCGCGGTGCTCGGCGCGGTCGCCGTCGTCGCGGCGCCCAAGGCCGTCTACTCGGCGATCTTCCTGGCGATCACCATGATCATCCTCGCCGTGCTCTACATCGCCCAGGACGCGCTGTTCCTCGGCGTCGTGCAGATCGTGGTCTACACCGGTGCGGTAATGATGCTCTTCCTGTTCGTCCTGATGTTGATCGGCGTCGACTCCGCCGATTCCCTGGTGGAAACCATTCGGGGACAACGGGTTGCCGCCATCGTCGCGGGTGCGGCCTTCGGCATCCTGCTCATCGCCGGTATCGGCAACGTCTCCGTCGCCGGCTTCACCGGGCTCGCGCAGGCCAACGCGGGCGGTAACGTCGAGGGCCTGGCGGCCCTGATCTTCGTCCGCTACCTGTGGGCCTTCGAGCTCACGAGTGCGCTGCTCATCACGGCCACCCTCGGCGCGATGGTGCTCACCCACCGCGAGCGCATCGACCGTCGCAAGACCCAACGTGAGCTCGCCACCGAACGGTTCGCCCCCGGCGGGCACGCCACACCGATGCCCAATCCCGGTGTCTACGCCCGGCACAACGCGGTCGACGTGGCCGCTCGCCTGCCCGACGGCTCGGACGCCCTGACCTCGGTCAGCGGCATCCTGCCCCCGCGCACCGTGGCGGCCGCGAAGAACGGGGCGCCGCGGTGA
- a CDS encoding NADH-quinone oxidoreductase subunit G: MVTLTIDDHQISVPKGTLVIRAAELMGVQIPRFCDHPLLEPVGACRQCLVEVEGQRKPMASCTITVTPDMVVRTQVTSEAADKAQHGVMELLLINHPLDCPVCDKGGECPLQNQAMSNGQADTRFTDVKRTFPKPINLSSQVLLDRERCVLCARCTRFSDQIAGDPSIELLERGALQQVGIADDKPFDSYFSGNTVQICPVGALTGTAYRFRARPFDLVSTPSICEHCASGCAQRTDHRRGKVLRRLAGDDPEVNEEWNCDKGRWAFTYANQGDRIATPLVRDADGSQRPASWSEAVAVAIRGLTAAGAATGVLVGGRATLEDAYAYAKFARIVLGTNDIDFRSRAHSDEEAQFLASAVAGRTMAVTYSDVEAAGAVLLVGLEPEEESPIVYLRLRKAFRKRGLEVSSIAPFATRGLQKMGGTLIATTPGDEAAALDALGGGMDAGTIILVGERLATSAGAYSAVLRLAARTGARVGWIPRRAGERGALEAGAAPHLLPGGRPLSDADARAEVAAAWHVDDLPGDAGRDTSGILAAAADGTLRALLVGGVEVDDLPDPGAARAALDATPFLVSLEVLHSAVTERADVVFPVAPVTEKSGTFLSWEGRGRSFGPALPPNATPDSRVLTALAEEVGVDIGLYDAPAAWSELERLGAWQGAPVAAPSVPVPQRDAPAAGLAVLASWRMLLDAGRLQDGEPHLAGTARSPVARLSPATAAELGAEEGRLITVATDRGAISLPLELTEMPDQVVWLPLNSAGSHVSTALGVTSGAVVALSVGGESA; encoded by the coding sequence ATGGTGACGCTCACCATCGACGACCATCAGATCAGTGTCCCCAAGGGCACGTTGGTGATTCGGGCGGCCGAGCTGATGGGCGTCCAGATTCCGCGGTTCTGCGATCACCCCCTGCTGGAACCCGTCGGGGCGTGTCGGCAGTGCCTCGTCGAGGTCGAGGGGCAGCGCAAGCCGATGGCGTCGTGCACCATCACCGTCACCCCCGACATGGTGGTGCGCACGCAGGTGACCTCCGAGGCAGCCGACAAGGCGCAGCACGGCGTCATGGAGCTGCTGCTGATCAACCACCCGCTGGACTGCCCGGTCTGCGACAAGGGCGGCGAATGCCCGCTGCAGAACCAGGCGATGTCCAACGGTCAGGCCGACACTCGCTTCACCGACGTCAAGCGCACCTTCCCCAAGCCCATCAACCTGTCCTCACAGGTGTTGCTCGACCGCGAGCGGTGCGTGCTCTGCGCGCGATGCACCAGGTTCTCCGACCAGATCGCCGGTGACCCGTCCATCGAGCTGCTCGAACGCGGCGCGTTGCAGCAGGTCGGAATCGCCGACGACAAGCCCTTCGACTCGTACTTCTCGGGCAACACCGTCCAGATCTGCCCGGTCGGCGCGTTGACGGGCACCGCCTACCGGTTCCGGGCCCGGCCGTTCGACCTGGTGTCCACCCCGAGCATCTGTGAGCACTGCGCGTCGGGATGTGCGCAGCGGACGGATCACCGGCGCGGAAAGGTGTTGCGCCGCTTGGCCGGTGATGATCCCGAGGTCAACGAGGAATGGAACTGCGACAAGGGCCGCTGGGCCTTCACCTACGCCAACCAGGGCGACCGCATCGCCACCCCGTTGGTGCGCGACGCCGACGGCAGCCAACGTCCGGCATCGTGGTCGGAGGCCGTTGCGGTCGCGATCCGGGGCCTGACCGCGGCGGGCGCAGCCACCGGGGTGCTGGTCGGCGGGCGCGCGACCCTGGAGGACGCCTACGCCTACGCCAAGTTCGCCCGAATCGTACTGGGCACCAACGACATCGACTTCCGAAGCCGGGCCCACTCCGACGAGGAGGCCCAGTTCCTGGCCTCGGCCGTCGCGGGGCGGACGATGGCCGTCACGTACTCCGACGTCGAGGCCGCGGGCGCGGTGCTCCTCGTCGGGCTGGAACCCGAAGAGGAATCCCCCATCGTCTACTTGCGCCTGCGCAAGGCGTTCCGCAAGCGTGGCCTGGAGGTCAGCTCCATCGCACCGTTCGCCACGCGCGGCTTGCAGAAGATGGGCGGCACCCTGATCGCCACGACGCCCGGTGACGAGGCCGCCGCCCTCGACGCACTCGGTGGCGGCATGGATGCGGGGACGATCATCCTGGTCGGCGAGCGGCTCGCGACGTCGGCGGGCGCGTACTCGGCGGTGCTCCGACTCGCGGCACGGACCGGTGCGAGAGTCGGGTGGATCCCCCGTCGCGCCGGTGAGCGTGGTGCGCTGGAAGCCGGTGCGGCGCCACATCTCCTGCCGGGTGGGCGACCACTGTCGGACGCCGACGCCAGGGCCGAGGTCGCCGCGGCGTGGCACGTCGACGATCTCCCCGGCGATGCGGGCCGGGATACATCGGGCATCCTCGCCGCCGCGGCCGACGGCACCCTTCGAGCCCTGCTCGTCGGCGGGGTCGAGGTCGACGACCTACCCGACCCGGGGGCCGCACGCGCGGCCCTCGACGCGACCCCGTTCCTCGTCAGCCTCGAAGTGCTCCACAGCGCCGTCACCGAACGCGCCGACGTCGTGTTTCCCGTCGCCCCCGTCACCGAGAAGTCGGGCACGTTCCTCTCCTGGGAGGGCCGGGGTCGCTCGTTCGGACCGGCGTTGCCGCCCAACGCCACCCCCGATTCCCGGGTGCTCACCGCCCTGGCCGAGGAGGTCGGCGTGGACATCGGGCTGTACGACGCACCCGCCGCGTGGTCGGAACTCGAGCGGCTTGGCGCCTGGCAGGGCGCCCCCGTCGCCGCCCCGAGCGTTCCCGTCCCGCAGCGCGACGCGCCGGCCGCGGGCCTGGCAGTGCTGGCGAGTTGGCGAATGTTGTTGGATGCCGGGCGTCTTCAGGACGGTGAGCCGCACCTGGCCGGCACGGCGCGATCACCCGTCGCGCGGTTGTCACCGGCGACCGCCGCCGAGCTCGGCGCCGAGGAGGGCCGGCTGATCACCGTCGCCACCGACCGGGGTGCCATCAGCCTTCCGTTGGAGCTCACCGAGATGCCGGACCAGGTGGTGTGGTTGCCGCTCAATTCCGCAGGCTCGCACGTCAGCACCGCGCTCGGCGTCACGTCGGGTGCCGTCGTCGCCCTATCCGTCGGAGGTGAGTCAGCGTGA
- the nuoH gene encoding NADH-quinone oxidoreductase subunit NuoH, protein MTYPDLGSFGHDPWWLMLAKALGVFVFLLLTVLVAILLERKVLGRMQMRYGPNRVGPFGLLQSLVDGVKLALKEGLIPAGVDKPIYLAAPVIAVIPAFMAFAVIPLGGMVSVFGHQTPLQLTDLSVAVLYVLAVTSIGVYGIVLAGWASGSTYPLLGGLRSSAQVISYEIAMALCFAAVFLYSGTMSTSEIVAKQQGLWYVFLLLPSFVIYVTSMVGETNRAPFDLPEAEGELVGGFHTEYSSLKFAMFMLAEYVNMTTVAALATTLFLGGWQAPWPFSMIDGANSGWWPLLWFVAKVWTFMFGFMWLRATLPRLRYDQFMNLGWKILIPISLGWIVTVAVVRTLRNEGYDGLAVVLIATSAFVGLLLAVYLYRTLRHKQARPQRLADPPSTVTGAFPVPPIPAKESADA, encoded by the coding sequence GTGACGTACCCCGACCTCGGCTCGTTCGGCCACGACCCGTGGTGGCTCATGTTGGCCAAGGCGCTTGGGGTGTTCGTCTTCCTTCTGCTCACGGTGCTCGTCGCCATCCTGCTCGAACGCAAGGTGCTGGGCCGGATGCAGATGCGCTACGGCCCCAACCGGGTTGGACCCTTCGGTCTGCTACAGAGCCTGGTGGACGGGGTCAAGCTGGCCCTGAAGGAAGGGCTCATCCCGGCCGGCGTCGACAAGCCGATCTACCTGGCCGCCCCGGTCATCGCCGTCATCCCCGCGTTCATGGCCTTCGCCGTGATCCCGCTGGGGGGCATGGTCAGCGTCTTCGGCCACCAGACCCCGCTGCAATTGACCGACCTCTCCGTCGCCGTGCTGTACGTGCTGGCGGTGACGTCGATCGGCGTCTACGGAATCGTGTTGGCGGGCTGGGCATCCGGATCCACCTACCCGCTGCTCGGCGGGCTGCGGTCGAGTGCGCAGGTGATCTCCTACGAGATCGCCATGGCGTTGTGCTTCGCCGCGGTCTTCCTCTATTCGGGCACAATGTCGACCTCGGAGATCGTGGCCAAGCAGCAGGGCCTCTGGTACGTGTTCCTGCTGCTGCCGTCGTTCGTCATCTACGTGACCTCGATGGTCGGCGAGACCAACCGTGCGCCCTTCGACCTGCCCGAGGCCGAGGGCGAACTAGTTGGCGGATTCCACACCGAGTACTCCTCGCTGAAGTTCGCGATGTTCATGCTCGCCGAGTACGTCAACATGACCACGGTCGCCGCGCTCGCGACGACGCTGTTCCTCGGCGGCTGGCAGGCGCCATGGCCGTTCAGCATGATCGACGGCGCCAACTCCGGGTGGTGGCCGCTGCTGTGGTTCGTCGCCAAGGTGTGGACGTTCATGTTCGGGTTCATGTGGCTGCGCGCCACGCTGCCGCGGCTGCGCTACGACCAGTTCATGAACCTCGGCTGGAAGATCCTCATCCCCATCTCACTGGGCTGGATCGTGACCGTCGCCGTCGTGCGGACCCTGCGCAACGAGGGTTACGACGGCCTCGCCGTGGTCCTCATCGCGACAAGTGCGTTCGTCGGCCTGCTCCTCGCGGTCTACCTCTATCGCACGTTGCGGCACAAGCAGGCTCGTCCCCAACGCCTCGCCGACCCGCCGTCCACCGTGACGGGCGCGTTCCCGGTACCCCCAATCCCCGCCAAGGAGTCCGCCGATGCCTAA
- a CDS encoding NADH-quinone oxidoreductase subunit M, whose protein sequence is MVGAVIVILLPSAARHLAKYAALAVSLVVLAIAALLAVTFDPTGPQYQFVEDHAWIPSFGTGYILGLDGIALALVALTAVLVPLLIVAGWNDASDQARSVHTYLALTLAVEGMVLISLTALDVLLFYVFFEAMLIPMYFLIGGFGGGANRSKAAVKFLLYNLFGGLIMLAAVIGLYVATARSDAFADGTFDFRAIVAAVADGSLGIDPAVLNALFLGFMFAFAVKAPLWPFHRWLPDAAVEATPATAVLMMAVVDKVGTFGMLRYCLQLFPDASMTFRPLIITLAVVGIVYGAVVAIGQTDVMRLISYTSISHFGFIILGIFVMTSQGQTGSTLYMVNHGISTAALFLVAGFLVSRRGSRAIAAFGGVQKVAPVLAGTFLIAGLATLSLPGLAPFISEFLVLLGTFTTYPALAVFATSALVLSAIYILWMYQRMMTGPVSPDVEPLRDLVPRELVVVVPLIAILLVLGVYPKPVLDVIDPAVGHTLTTIGQQDPAPRVAQGPVK, encoded by the coding sequence ATGGTCGGCGCCGTCATCGTGATCCTGTTGCCCTCGGCGGCAAGGCATCTAGCGAAGTACGCGGCGCTTGCGGTGTCCCTGGTGGTGTTGGCGATCGCGGCACTGCTGGCCGTGACGTTCGACCCGACCGGCCCGCAGTACCAGTTCGTCGAGGATCATGCCTGGATCCCGTCCTTCGGCACGGGCTACATCCTGGGCCTCGACGGCATCGCGTTGGCCCTGGTGGCCCTCACCGCCGTGCTGGTGCCCCTGCTGATCGTCGCCGGCTGGAACGACGCCAGCGATCAGGCCAGGTCCGTGCACACGTACCTGGCGTTGACGTTGGCCGTCGAGGGCATGGTGCTCATCTCCCTGACCGCGCTCGACGTGCTGCTGTTCTACGTGTTCTTCGAGGCGATGCTCATCCCGATGTACTTCCTCATCGGCGGCTTCGGCGGCGGCGCGAACCGCTCGAAGGCAGCGGTGAAGTTCCTGCTGTACAACCTGTTCGGCGGGTTGATCATGCTGGCCGCCGTCATCGGACTGTACGTGGCGACGGCCAGGAGCGACGCCTTCGCCGACGGCACCTTCGACTTCCGCGCGATCGTGGCCGCCGTCGCCGACGGCTCACTGGGCATCGACCCCGCGGTGCTGAACGCGCTGTTCCTCGGCTTCATGTTCGCCTTCGCCGTCAAGGCGCCGCTATGGCCGTTCCACCGCTGGCTGCCCGATGCGGCGGTCGAGGCCACCCCCGCCACCGCGGTGCTGATGATGGCCGTCGTCGACAAGGTCGGGACGTTCGGGATGCTGCGGTACTGCCTGCAGCTGTTCCCCGATGCGTCGATGACCTTCCGGCCGTTGATCATCACGCTGGCAGTGGTCGGCATCGTCTATGGCGCGGTCGTCGCGATCGGCCAGACCGACGTGATGCGGCTGATCTCCTACACGTCGATATCCCACTTCGGCTTCATCATCCTCGGCATCTTCGTGATGACCAGCCAGGGCCAGACCGGATCGACGCTCTACATGGTCAACCACGGCATCTCGACGGCGGCGCTGTTCCTCGTCGCGGGATTCCTGGTGTCGCGCAGGGGAAGCCGTGCCATCGCAGCCTTCGGCGGGGTGCAGAAGGTCGCGCCCGTCCTCGCGGGTACCTTCCTCATCGCCGGGCTGGCGACGTTGTCCCTACCGGGCCTGGCACCATTCATCAGTGAATTCCTGGTGCTACTGGGTACGTTCACCACATATCCCGCCCTGGCCGTGTTCGCGACCTCCGCCCTGGTGCTGTCGGCGATCTACATCCTCTGGATGTATCAGCGGATGATGACCGGACCGGTGTCCCCCGACGTCGAGCCGCTGCGCGACCTCGTCCCGAGGGAACTCGTCGTGGTGGTGCCGCTGATCGCCATCCTGCTGGTCCTGGGCGTCTATCCGAAGCCCGTCCTCGACGTCATCGATCCGGCCGTCGGCCACACGCTGACCACCATCGGCCAGCAGGACCCCGCACCCCGCGTCGCGCAAGGACCAGTGAAATGA
- the nuoN gene encoding NADH-quinone oxidoreductase subunit NuoN, whose protein sequence is MTLTPPSVEYGLLSPMLIVLGVAVLGVLVEAFLPHGVRYRVQLTLAVGGQIAALVAVVIQWLGLGSSLGQTAVMGAVAVDKPALFLQGTLLLIGVLGTLLIAERRVASEVDAAQGEAGASGLDAFTPMASAVPGSVAEKLATKAGIAQTEIFPLTMFALGGMMLFGASDDLLTMFIALEVFSLPLYLMCGLARRRRLLSQEAALKYFLLGAFASAFFLYGIALLYGYSGGLSLSGIREAANPDGTTLALVGIALLSVGVLFKVGAVPFHSWIPDVYQGAPTPVTAFMAAATKIAAFGAMLRIFYVALPGFKDDWRPLMWGVAILTMVVGTVTAVSQRDVKRMLAYSSVAHAGFILTGVIALNDSGVSATLFYLFAYGFSTLGAFAVVSVVRNAAGEEETDMSKWAGLGRSHPLVGVVFSLFLLAFAGIPLTSGFVSKFAVFKAASEGGAAPLVIVGVCASAVAAYFYVRVIVLLFFTEPSADAPTVIVPSALSMATVTVSAAITLILGAVPQPILDLANSANQFVR, encoded by the coding sequence ATGACCCTCACCCCGCCCTCGGTCGAATACGGCCTGCTCTCACCGATGTTGATCGTGCTAGGCGTCGCGGTGCTCGGCGTACTCGTCGAGGCGTTCCTGCCCCATGGGGTGCGCTACCGGGTGCAGTTGACGTTGGCCGTCGGGGGTCAGATCGCCGCGCTGGTGGCGGTCGTCATCCAGTGGCTCGGGCTCGGGTCGTCGCTCGGGCAGACCGCCGTCATGGGCGCCGTCGCCGTCGACAAGCCCGCGCTCTTCCTGCAGGGCACCCTGCTGCTGATCGGCGTCCTCGGCACACTGCTGATCGCCGAGCGCCGCGTCGCCTCCGAAGTCGACGCCGCACAAGGGGAAGCCGGGGCCAGCGGCCTGGACGCGTTCACACCGATGGCGTCGGCCGTCCCGGGCAGTGTCGCCGAGAAGCTGGCCACCAAGGCCGGTATCGCGCAGACCGAGATCTTCCCGCTAACCATGTTCGCGCTCGGCGGCATGATGCTGTTCGGCGCGTCCGACGACCTGCTGACGATGTTCATCGCGCTCGAGGTGTTCTCCCTGCCGCTGTATCTGATGTGCGGCCTGGCGCGGCGCCGGCGGCTGCTCTCCCAGGAGGCGGCTCTCAAGTACTTCCTCCTGGGCGCGTTCGCATCGGCCTTCTTCCTCTATGGCATCGCGTTGCTGTACGGCTACTCCGGTGGCCTCAGCCTCAGCGGTATCCGCGAGGCGGCGAACCCGGACGGTACGACGCTGGCCCTCGTCGGCATCGCGTTGCTCTCGGTCGGCGTGTTGTTCAAAGTCGGTGCGGTGCCTTTCCATTCGTGGATTCCCGACGTCTATCAGGGCGCTCCCACCCCGGTGACGGCCTTCATGGCGGCGGCCACCAAGATCGCCGCGTTCGGCGCCATGCTGCGCATCTTCTACGTCGCACTCCCCGGGTTCAAGGACGACTGGCGACCGCTGATGTGGGGCGTCGCCATCCTGACGATGGTGGTCGGAACGGTGACCGCGGTATCGCAGCGCGACGTCAAGCGGATGTTGGCCTACTCGTCGGTGGCGCATGCCGGCTTCATCCTCACCGGCGTGATCGCACTCAACGACAGCGGTGTGTCCGCCACGTTGTTCTACCTGTTCGCCTACGGGTTCAGCACCCTCGGCGCCTTCGCCGTCGTCAGCGTCGTGCGCAATGCGGCGGGCGAGGAGGAGACGGACATGTCGAAATGGGCGGGGCTCGGGCGGAGTCATCCCCTGGTCGGTGTGGTGTTCTCGTTGTTCCTCCTCGCGTTCGCAGGCATCCCGTTGACCAGTGGCTTCGTCAGCAAATTCGCGGTCTTCAAGGCCGCGAGCGAGGGTGGCGCCGCACCCCTGGTGATCGTCGGCGTCTGCGCCAGCGCCGTGGCGGCGTACTTCTACGTGCGGGTGATCGTGCTGTTGTTCTTCACCGAACCGTCCGCTGATGCGCCGACGGTGATCGTCCCGAGCGCGCTGAGCATGGCCACCGTCACCGTGAGCGCGGCCATCACCCTGATCCTGGGCGCCGTCCCGCAGCCAATCCTCGACCTCGCGAACAGCGCGAACCAATTCGTGCGCTAG